The stretch of DNA TGTTGATGAAACAGTCATTCACAGAGGGATTGGTCCTGCAACAGCTTTCAATGAATTCATTCCTTACGGAGAGCCGTAAGTTCATTATCAATTATCTGCATCAGCTTTTTGACCCAATCTTGTTTTGGATCAGCGCACAGCGTCTTTGATTTCTTCAGCCTGAACCtgtaaaaagacaaaaaaagaaaaattttgaTATCAAAAGCAGTTTAATGATTGGATGTGTTGTTCCAGCGTTATGCCAAGCAATTGTGTTAAAGTGTTTTGATGAAGTCTTTGATGTTTATGAAGAAATACTCACACAATCGCAGGAATATTGCATCCTCCATCTGTTTCCTGTTTGATGTAACCCACAATATTTCTTTTGATTTGCTTTTTAATGCCAACCACGTACTTCAAACAGCAGTTTTCATATGAACctgaaaataaattaaaagggcaaaattatatatttgttaTTGTCTCAGCATTAcatgtgttttttgttattatatttatttattcttggTACTTTGCATGCtacaattataaaaaatttcatttattaaattcatGTTAAGCAGTTGTTGTCTACAAATATGGTCATTTTGAGATTTGTTAAAACTTAAAaacttaataataattataatcgataatagtaatattattttaaataaaacatcaatatttaataataataataatagcatctaatttcagtaaaaaaaaaaaaaacacttaccTTGAGCCAAACTGGGATACATGCAAGCCAAGAGCAGAAAAAAGAACAAGATTTGAAACTTCATGGTTGAATGTTCAGTCTTTATCCTTCAAAGAAgataataaaatgttaaattctCTGTTGATTTTTCTCCACCAACTAAAGAAGCATTTGAGCGCTGGTTAAATAAACTAACTGCATGTGTGATCGTTACCTCAGATAGTCTCAGATGTTCTTCAGGATTAAAGCAGCTCTTTTCTCCTCCTCTGTTTCGTTGACACTTTTTATACTGTAGCAACTAAACCTGAGACTCCACCACGCCCCCTTACGTTTTGCTCACATTATCCGTTTTGTTTCACTAGATGATCTTCAAACCAAAGTACATTGTGTTGATGGGCTTTCGTATTGTTTTGACAAATGAGTTCACGCTCTACAAACATAAACAGGATGCCTGCAGCAGTATCTCAAGCATCTATATGTGGTCAAATAGGGATAAGTGGGAGTCGGGAATTTTTACATCCCCCATTGCTCGCCCTGGTTGACTTTCATTCTTGCACAATACAAAGTCCTTGCCAAGTTCTTTCCCCCTAAACATCTGCTTTAGCTTTTGGATCTGTGTGCCAATAAAAACAGAGGAAAACTTATCAAGAATAATGTTGTGCAATGGGATTCGCGGGGTTCATAAATTGATCACTTTTAAATGCGTCCAGTGGGGCATGTCGTGTTTTTATGTAACACAATATCTGCTTCCCTTATAGATGCTCGTAATTTACGACCAATCACTATGAACACCCTGAGCTATACATCAAGCTGCTCTGCCTCGCATGCTATGTATACCACCCAAATGAAATTCCAAGACATTGTTTTGTGTAATTTAAACTGTTATTTTGTTAATCACTGACCTGAATTCGACCTAAACTGCAGAATGTTGGCATTATCTCGATAGGCAGATGCCTAAGCATGCGTCTTGTCAAAGATGACGGGTAGATAACGGCCTACAATCTTTTTCCCATCTTTCCCTGGCATGGTATTAGATTAATATCGTGCCAACAGCTCAGTTCTGTTGCATTTAGTGACTCttatttaatttctttttgCACCACATACGTGGCAATGCCATGATCTGATCCTTAGCTGGACCTCACTCTTTTTGGAGGTCCTGTAAactagtggttctcaaactgggggccgcgagatggtgccaggggggtcccagttttatgacatttaaaaaaatacatcatgaattctgtgtaattaaaaaaaatctgactaACAGCagtactttgtataatttaatgttttgtttaattttttaattaagtttagAACAGGttttttgtcatacatttttttggggGCCCGCGAAGGAAACCATACACAAGGGGGTatgcacgctgaaaaagtttgagaaccactgccgcAAACATTGGTTTAGTTTCACGTCACAAGGTTCAGATTTTACAATAAAGTGGGTTTCatattatttagtctgtctgAAGGGTCACTTACTTGTGTTTAACTTCTCCATAAGACGCCTGGACctctttaaagaaaaacactttCAGTTTCCCAGCAATATCACTGTTAACCCGAACAGTACAATATGCATTTCAAATGAGTGACCTGTACTCAAACCAgtgaaaaaaaagttttatgtgtgtttaaagATTACACTGCTTTGAGTTCCACAAACTCAAATGAAATGCGTTAAAGAGCTaactaaaaaaaatgatttattaactGAGTCATTTCAATACAACAGCctcattttaacaaacattGCAAATATTTACAAACGTTTGGTGGTTGTGATGAGGTTTAGTTCAACTAAAGATTCTGGCACTGCAAATTTACTTCAGTTTATTATTAAATCAACACAATTGGTTGAGGAGGATttccagttcccagcatgctttgcatgagcctgCATTACGagagtttttattttaatttatttagttATATTTTATGTGGTTTTCAGTAAAGAGAAAGACTCAATAGtgttaaacattcatttatgttGGAGATTTGGAAGACTTTGgttttgtggttaccattgTTCAGATGTGTAGTGCCTGTGCACGTATATGTGTTGcttttattatataaacaaaaactgtGTGAAGTCGATGCCAGAACTGAGCTCAGTTTCTTCACACTTACGTACACACGAGTCACGCTGTCGGTTTCTGTGACTTgtgaagaaaaataaaatggtaaacactacggggcggtttcctggaaaGGGATTAGATTagttctagactaaaataaatgaaaacttATTTTTCCTAAGTAAACTAAGCCCTAGTCttgtcttaaactaatccctgttcAGGAAACCAGCCCTACTTGTTTTAAGTatagtgtacttaaatattaaatacctctgacgtcagcagaaaatgtgacgctccttaccatgtttgaaagattcggtcacaatgcaacaGGGGcgattctaggattttcattttagggGGGCTCAGCCCCCAGTAAGGGTATGatcaaaaaatattatttaactattAGGTTGTATACTACTAACCTTATTGCAATCCACTAttctagggctgcacgatttgggtaatttttcccattgcggttattgatgctaatattgcgatgtgcgattgcgattttattaaatggtatcatgagtcaacttgatgggttttaaggaaaatccacacacagtttagctaaaaagtgtatttgtaaaactagaaatgttttcgtattgccacctgatgtagcaactgctcagtgtcagtaatcctaaatccaaaataccgccatacaacagacatagaggttttttttagctaccagatcactgtcaacctcctctgcatccatcttcgctctggtacAAGTGATGACGCACACCAcacacgtgcactgccttttttgttcgtttttctttgtttttttaaacagcaaggaaaatcatcaaactgttatcagaaggtttgtgttaacaagtccacacatttatttatttaatataattgcaacattttgctgtcatataatcgcacaggctgacattgcgattgcgattgcgatgcgattaattgtgcagcactacaCTATTCCATTGTATTCCCTGTGTGTCACATATGGGACTAGAAAATTTTCATTTGGGAATGgagatttttttacaatgaagaCTTCCTGATTCATTATTCACTGTgcaaatacacatacacatttccagtacaaacacatcattttactgtttgcatTTCTATGCTCACATAGAAACCTTAGCCAAAgattttttgacaaaataaacttttaaccagaaaataagataaatgtgtgtgttaacctaaatgtaaacataaaccGGATTTGCTAACCTTATAGGTTAATATTATTAGTTGATAGCCACTGTGTTAATCTGGGAattatacagttttaaaatatagaAAAGGGGACTGACCAACAAGTGATCTACCTTAATACTGAGTTGTCAAGATGCATTATGATGTGGTTTTCAGGACAGGGTTTtgattaagccaggactaggccttagttatattaggatgtttatgtagtttttacaagcataccttacaaaaatattacaggtgtgcatcttgagacaaaacaatgtgactgatgtattttaagatatgttagtgcAAGCTACTTTTAGTTAAGAACTAAAACTCAAACAGGCATTTTAGTCTTGAACTAGACTTAAGCCCTGTTTGGGAAACAGCCCCTATGTCTATACTGTaggtcaggggtctccaacctttttataagcaagggctaccacaatggataaaactaTCTGGATGGGTACTTACTTTCTGATATAGTTTTATCAAAACtattttcttttacatgttgatacgtttaagtattgtttaaaatgttaagataggtaaaccaagccaagctaatattaaAAAAACCACATTGAACCCTCAAAAACTTACTAGGAATACACAATGCCAAAGACAAATACACAGGTGCCTTACACGTTTTAAAAGGTTTTCAGGAGTTCAAATGTTGAAATattaatatgttaaatgaaatgaaacaaacatatttaataagCTATACTTTACTTATATTGTTagattttaaaaaagttattttactgcaaatataagGTGAAATGCCCATTAAAAGCTCGATTTGCACGTTTGATCCAGTTTttccacacaaaaaaaaaactagttttaTAAAAGGATACACTTCACAATAATCTGGTATTTCGCTGCATGAAATGATCTGCCTGATGCGTTCAGTACAACAACCTTAAAGCAATGCATCACGCCAGCACCTGACTTAAAAACCTGTAACGTTAATAAGCAATATAGATGCGTGCTTTTACTGGTAACTTGACTGACCTGCTCCCTTCTTGGCGAATATTTCTGTGATTGATTTTGCAGCATCTCGCtgcgtctgtctctctctctgcgtCTCCTTTGCGCTGCATATTTGTTAGATAAAGCCAAAAAGCAGTGGGTTGCCGCCGTTTGGTCATGTGGTGGCATTTTCTCACCGCGATTGACTGACTCGTAGATTTTAAGAGGTCCGTCATTCATTCATATCATATTATTTCACATGTCAACCTGAGCTGACTGCACGGCAGGTTAGAACAGCCGCCAGGTCAAGATGGCCAGTCAGCCCTGTACTACTGATGTTCGCTCTGCTCGGCCCCCCTGCGGATTGAAAAACGCGCTAAATCAATGCTGACTCAGATCAGGGGAGGAGCCGAAACTTGACGCAGCATTCCGCCTTTTCTAAAGAGTTTTTATAGGGGACTGAAGCGATCACAAATTaatgaatcaaatatttttttagggGGGCTGGACAGAATTTTAGGGGGGCTGAAGCCCCCCTAAAATGAGCCTAGTGACGCCCCtgcaatgcaatgctaacaggagttaacttacaggctgtgagtcaaagcgtGAGATATTATGATAaggtcggtcttgtctacatcaccaatcccaggaaataaactgttgcctacaatctgtgtgtttgttgtagtccaagaaaagagatttacgttggagacgataacttatCATCGTTtattttggggtttgtacctttttgcatatcgttaacatgtactaatacacacttacacacaaaatgtaaaatcgtgaaacAGACCACAGTTGCTTTTTAAGTCaagttgtttcaacttaaacatttaagtgcaacaaggactttttttacagtgtacttttaaggtaagtggctgcaatcaatttatttaagctacatgtaaacaaaatttttttgtttgtttaaatgtagctttaataaattgattgcaaccacttaccttaaagaaatttagtaaatttaatgaataattttttttttcagttaacTTGTCATGTTTAACAGTTTACTGTATCTGCCTGTCTCTATTTACTGTCATTTTGTCCACATGTCTTATAATATTGACAattgtttatataaatattaaagttCTGAACAACAATATAAAGAAAATCAGTTtctattgaaaaaaaaaaatctttactcaagcgttttttatttaaagaacaCCAATTgtctgattcacgattttacatttcctttggtgtgtattactacgttaacaatatgcaaaaggtacaaaccccaaagtatcGTCTCCAACGCAAagctcttttcttggactacaacaaacacaaagattgtaggcaacagtttacacacgggattggtgatgtagtaaagaccgacattaccataattcctcccacttcagACTCAGCTTGTAAGTTCActtctgttagcattgcattgtgagcgaatctttcaaacatggtgaGAGGCATCACATTTCCGACtaacgtcagaggtattcaaaccaatcacaacgtacagattagctagccaatcacagagcttttcaaatcaatgagctttgtacaaaaatgtgtgtttcaggaagagagtgaaaatctggagctacaaaaatgaaTAGTATTTGGAAAAtgattataccaaatacacataataacattgtttttagcaatgaaatagatgcactttaaaaaatatgagTATAAAAAAGACTTGGAATGAAACAATGcaatagattttttattttgttttattgcaaATGTTTCATGTTGTCCATTACATCCCAGTCTGTCTGGCCAGATACTCCTCCCAACGGATATCCTTCCTTGCAAAGCAGCGTGGAAAGATTTTCTTGGATGCCTTATCCAGCCTCTGTTAAGTGTCTGCTATGTAGGCATCACATGCTGCATTTATGTTTGCAGCCAGCAGGATCTTCTAAGGATGTGTGTATTGTCATAGATCCTCCACCTCCATACTGAAAAGACCTTAGTTGTGTTAAGGAATGCGTAATAGAATGGGAAGATTTACATCAGTAATCCTATATTGGGTCTTAAACTGTCTAAAAGAGTGATGGAATCTCACATTATCTCAAAAtatcacatacagtacatgggAAATGGGAAACAGACCTCTCTCTATGAAGGTGAAGAGATGCAGTGTTGTATAAGGTTTTTGGATGAGTTAGCAGACCATGCTCTGAAAAAGcaacacaaatacaaattttCTCTCTTAATTGTCCTGGTACATTGATAGTGTTGTCGATGACATTTGACCTCACTTTTCGCTTCTGGCCAGATTATAGCCAGTCTTCTCTGAGTTCGTTACACAATatttgattctgattggctagtgGCGTCATTCCGAGGTTTGTTGTATAACAACCACCTGAAACTAATAACACAGCCGGTATCATCCGGATAGGGCAAGTCAAGTTGATCAGGATCAGCGAGTGATCTCACAGGAATACAGTATGTCCATATTTTATGATTTgactaattcgtatgaatttgtttaaacagaataaaaaatgtatgattttagaaaaaaaaacaaaccctAAATCTAACATCACAAAAACAAATCGTACAGAACCGTATGAATTTTGTCTGAACTTCACGTTTTAAAGCcgttcaaatcaatattttgtatctgtactgtatgtttaatTACATATGGCAACTAAGTACTTGTGTAATAAGTATGATAATGTACAGCCAGCTGGTATAGACCCATGCATTTTCCCTTAATGGATCACTTGATTATAAAAGGATACAAAAAAGTTGTATTaattacaaattaatttaattttagacAAGATACAGTatacatgacatgtttttcttctACAGCCATATCATTTGTGTACATATCATgcttactgtactgtatatctcTCTGAAATATTGTAGTGTTTCCTGTATACATTAAGATGCTTtcctgtatgtatatatatatgtgtgtgtgtgtgtgtgtgtgtgtgtgtgtgtgtgtgtgtgtgtgtgtgtgtgtgtgtgtgtgtgtgtgtgtgtgtgtgtgtgtacctggtaattatcacgttgtggggaccaattgtccccacaaagataggaataacagtgtttttgtgaccttgtggggacattttgatgtccccatgaggaaacaagcttataaatcaaacagaatgatttatcttgaaaatgtgaagtagtagaagggtttctgtgatggttggggttagggaatggggcaggtaaggggaatagaatatacagtttgtatggtataaaatgcattacgtctatggaatgtccccacaaaacatggaaaccagaatgtgtttgtgtgtgtgtgtgtgtgtgtgtgtgtgtgtgcgtgcgtgcgtgcgtgcgtgtgtgtgtatatatatatatatatatatatatatatatatatatatatatatatatatatatatatatatatatatatatacacacacacactgtacaAATGTTTCAGGAATTACAGAGACTGAACCCAGATGCAGACGGCAGACTTTTATTAACCCTTAAGAGCAGAGGTGTAAAAATACTCAAAAATGTTAatcaagtgaaagtacaagtactaagtgtaaattttactcaattaaaagtagaagtatctggccagaatcatacttgagtaaaagtaaaaaagtacaacattaaaattgtacttaagtattaaaaaagtaaaagtatcaggAAGAATGAAAACTAGAGATTCTTGTTTAAGCTTTAaatctctaaaaacatgaagtgaatgaaaCACATTCAAGGTTTTATCCtgctttacaactgtttgtatttaattgtatttatttattccacgtgtctgttgaatgcttgattctgattggctgagaaatgttccatgggtgttgaatattttttaataactctacacctaacctttaaaatgtcttaaaaataggcaccagagcaatgtttgtggtaaccgtggtataagcggaataaataactccggtcctttgaattatttgaaaataatgcacactctgCTTTGCGTCATGCCGCGTTACCAGctagggtgtgcattattttcttataattcagctgcctgtcatcaattattccttatttATCAAACTAGACTACC from Paramisgurnus dabryanus chromosome 14, PD_genome_1.1, whole genome shotgun sequence encodes:
- the ccl25b gene encoding C-C motif chemokine 25b, with the protein product MKFQILFFFLLLACMYPSLAQGSYENCCLKYVVGIKKQIKRNIVGYIKQETDGGCNIPAIVFRLKKSKTLCADPKQDWVKKLMQIIDNELTALRKE